AGACCGAGACCATCCTCAAACACGATGGCCCAGGGAACATCGGTCGCGCGTCCCAGAATTTCCGAGTTGAAAAAGTTACCGATGCGAATGAAGAATCCGGCCAGTGCCACGGGAATCGTGAGTCGATCCAGCAACCATAATAAAGGCTGATCCGGATGATTACGTGAATAGAGCCAGGCGGAGAGGGTAATTCCGACCGCAGCGCCGTGGCTGGCCAGCCCACCCTTCCAGATCTGCAGAAGTCTGATGGGATCGCTGAGATACTCCATCGGATGATAAAACAGACAATGCCCCAGACGCGCGCCAATGATGGTGCCCAGCACCATATAGATCAACAGTGATTCGACATCGTCCACATTCCGTTTTTCGGTACGAAACATCCAGCGCAGCAGCAGATACCCACAGATGAAACCGGCGGTGAAGAAGAGGCCGTAATACCGTATCTTGACTGGACCGATTTCGAACAGAATGCGGTTGATATCCCAATGCAGATAGGCAATCAGTGGATTCACTTGACTTATTACTCCTGGATTCTGAAATGCAGATCTGTTGTTCTTTTCTGAGATTTCAGAATGACTTCAATATGCTATGATAACCAGACCGAAAGATAGACCATTCTCAGAGTTAAGCCTAGTCCGAATTGATATTTCCAACCTGGTTTCAGCCTGATCATTGATTTTCCTCCCAGGTTCTCCGTTGAAAGCTTGATTTCCCCGATGAACACAGTTGTGCCTCGACTGATATCCGGAGCATTTGCCAGCGTAGCCGGAATGGCGGTACTGGAAATGGTACGGCTGAAAGGGGCAGCACTCGTTCAGCAGCCATCTCTGGTAACGATGCTGGCGGCCTGCGGCGTGCTTGTGATGCTGCTGGGAATCGTCGGCTGTCTGCTGCCGCATCGATTCTGGGAAAAGATACTGTCACAAGGGCAACAGATTCATTCTGCATTGGCGTTGCCGCGACCGATGGTGAATCACTGGACCGGCAGCCTGCTGCTGTCCGGTTCACTTGTCGTCTATTTTGTCGTACTCATGAACATCATCCCGCAGCAACCACCGCCGGACAATAACGACCAGGCCGCCTTTCTAATGCAGGCGAAAACCGTCCAGGAAACCGGAGGACCAGTAACGCTGTTGCAGCGACTGTTTGCAGGTAAGTACACCGAAGCGAATCAACATCCTCTGTATGTGGCTCTGCTTTCGTATTTCCCCAACGATGAAGCGGGGAAACGACTGTCGGCGATGTGTGGATTATGCGCGCTGCTGATCTTTACGATGGGGATCACTCGCTGCTATGGAAATCTGATCGGGGGAATCACAGGCATGCTACTCAGCATCAACGCCGCGTATTGTCAGTTGACAGCGCGGATCGTCTGTGAAGGACTGTTATTAATTTTTGTCGCTGGAGTATGGCTGATCGTATTGCGAATGCCCGATCTCAGAAAGCCATCACGCTTCCCTTTCCTGTTGCTGATGGGAACCGGTCTGCTGCTGGGACTGGCATGGCTGACAAAAGGAACGGCACTGCTCCTGATGCTGGGACTGATACTCTGGTTGTGTTCCTATGCGGTCAACTGGCAGCGCTGGATTCCCGCTGTGCTCCAACAGCACCCAACCGATGATCCGGCGCAACGAACAGAGCAAAAGACGGTTCCACTGAAACGGCTCGGACTCACTCTGGCACTGGTCATCGCGAGTTTCACAGTGATTGCAGCACCACTCCTCATTCGGAATCTGCGCGTTTATGGCAGCCCCACCTTTAATGCCAATTCGTATTTGCTGTTTGAAGATGAATTCAGTGAGCCACACGCGTTGATCAAACAACATGGTTCCTTGCGGAATGCTGCACAGAACTACTGGCAGTCACACACGATGACCGACATGATCAAACGGGAAATTAAAGGCATGCTCTGGCAGGCATTCATCTTTCTGCGCAGTCTGGGTCCCCTGCCTTTTGGTGAGGGGAGGTTGTTCTTTGGACTACTGGCGTTTCCGTTTCTGATCGTCGGCCTGTTTTCGGAAACCGGTCCTGCGCGGCGACTGTATCTGATCTGGATGCTGCTGTTCTGGCTGGCTTTTGCCTGGTATCTACCCATCGCGGCGGGCGAACGGTTTCTGATTCCTCTGCTGTTGCCGAGTCTGGCATTCGTGAGCCTGGGCCTGGTACGAACCGGTCAACTGCTGTCGCGTCGAACTGCTTGACCAGTTTCAGCTTTGCAATATATCACAATTCTCAGGCAGGGCTCGACCATTTTTTTCTGAGTAGTGGCATAAACAGCGGTACGAGCCAGAGAGCAATGCAGAAAATCCCCAGGGCGGCTGAGATAGGACGGTTAAAGAACGAGAGGATGCTGTCATCTTTGGACAGATTCTGTACGAACGACTGTTCCAGTTGTCCGCCGAGAATGATGCCGAGCACAACGGGACCGAGCGGGATGGCGAAGACTTCCAGGACAAAACCGAGAAGGCCCATACCAAGCATCACCCAGACATCGAAGTAGCTGCCATTGATAGAGTATGAACCGATGACACAGAACATCAGAATCAATGGCATCAGGATGCGGCGGGGAATACGAACAAGTTGCGCGCCACTCCGAATGGCCAGGAAACCCAGCGGTATCAACAGTAGATTGGCGATGATAAATGTCAGATAAATCCCATGCACGAGAACCAGCTGATCCGGATTTTCAAATATCCCGGGACCGGGGGTAATGTTTTTCATCAACAGTACGCCGATGACGATCGCGGTCACCGAGTCGCCGGGGATGCCCAGCACGAGCGCGGGAATCCAGGCACCTGCGAGCGCCGAGTTGTTGGCACTCGTGGCATCGCCGACCGCATCGAGGGAGCCTTTTCCATATTCTTCAGGAGTTCTGGAACATTTTTTGGAGACGGCGTAGGAAATCCAGGCGGCGATGTCAGCACCGGCACCGGGAATCATGCCGATGGTCGAACCGATACAGCTGGAACGAAACCAGCTGAATTTGCGTTTCCAGAGTTGAGGCAGCACGCCACCGAAAACGGGTTTCAGATGCTTAAACCAGGATTTGTCTACTTCTACCGGGAGCGCCGACTTGAGTTTTTCAGTTTCTTCATCCGTCTTAGAAGTCAGCGTATTACGAAACACTTCGGAGAGTCCGAACAGGCCAATCATGGCGGGGATAAAATTGATACCAGTAAACAGTTCATCAAAACCGAAGGTGAAGCGGGGCACGCTGTGAACTTCACTCAAGCCGACCGTGGCGAACATCAGACCGATCATCAAGGCAAGGGCTCCTTTGAGACGGGAACCAGTAGAGACGATGGCGGCACAGCTTAAGCCGAGCACATACAGCCAGAAGTATTCGTAGGTGGTAAATTCGAAAGCGATCTTTGCCAGTTGCGGAGCGGCAAGTATCAGCACGAGTGCCCCAAACAGTCCCCCGGCGACACTGAAGACCAGCGAAACCCCCAGAGACGTTTCATGCAGACCGCGGCGAGTGAGCGAGTATGCATCGTCGGTATAAGCGGCCGAGGAGGGAGTCCCCGGAATTCGGACCAGCGTCGTCGGGATATCACCGGCAAAAATACTGCAGGCTTCCAGAGTCACAATCGCGGCGATGGCAGACAGGTTATCCAGATAAAAGGTGAGCGGAATCAACAATGCAACTGCCATCGTCGCCGTCAGCCCCGGGATCGAGCCGACGAACAGCCCATAAACGGCTGAAAGAAATATCACCAGCAGGACTTCTGGAGAGACTATATTCTGTAGCGCGGTGATGAATGTCGATTCCATGTTGATTCTTCAAGTTGCGAGGCGAATGTCAGAGTCAGAACAATGTCGAGCCGAAGGTTACCAGCCAAGTACACCCCGTGGCAGGGGAACGCGCAGGAGGTGAGCAAACAGGGTATAGATTCCCGGAATGAATAATACTGTAATCAAAGCACACACCCACCAGCGCGTGCCAAACTTCCAGAGCAGCAGAAACAGAACGACTCCTGCTGTCAGAATGAACCCCAGTTCTTCGGCGAACAGTAGGTAAAACACAATCCCGATCAAAACGAGAATTGTATTGATAATACCCTGCCGGGTAACCGCATCGCCGGTCACTTCAGGAGCGAGGGCGTGAACTTTTTTCTGAATCGCCAGGCAGCCAAGAATCACACACATGGCAAATGCGATCATTCCGGGAAAAACCAGCGGTCCGGTATCCCGCGTCGACATCTGAGCGAAGGCATCACTGGTTAAGAGTTTCCCCAGCGTCTCGTCATTCGATTTCAGGAAAGTAGAGAACTCTTGGTCGGCACGATAACGGGTACTCAGACCAGCCTCCCGCATGGCTTCCGGAAATGATTTTCCGATGATGTTTACGTCGCCATCAGTGATTTTTTTGACGGCTGCCGAGACTTTCTCCACGATGGGTTCTGGCGTCCCGACAGGTAACACGAGGCCGTTCCACCCCGAAATATTCCAGTCCATGCCCTGCGAACTGAAGGTGGGAACTTCCGAGAATTCTGCCAGAGGCTCCTCCGCCATCACTCCCAGGCAGCGGACCTGACCAGACTCATACAGTGTCTTGGCTTCGGGTAGACTGCAGCAGACCAGATCAACGCCACCGCTGGCGAGTTCCTGTAATGACGGGCCTGCGCCATTCATGGGAATCCATTTGATGTCTTCCGCGTTGAACCCGCTGAAATCGAGCCAGCCTGCCAGTGCCAGATGCCAGATCCCGCCGCTCGCGGTGCCGGTAGCCGTCAGTTCGCCGGGGTGTATTTTCACATAGTCCTGCAGCTGTTGCATGTTCTGAAAAGGAGACTCTTTTTTGACAAAGACCGCGGCGGCGCCATCGACGAGTGAGACAATCGGGATGGCGTCCTGATGTGTGAGCTTTGTCAGGTTTTGCCAGTGCAGCATATTGAGTTCGACGGTAATGATGGCCAGTGTATAACCGTCGGGCCGGGCATTGAGACCTCGACTGTGCCCGGTGACTCCACGACCGCCTGTGGCGTTGATGACATTGACGGGGACTCCGAGTTCCTGTTCCAGGTACACACCCAACTGTCGTGACGTACGATCTGTCGCCCCGCCAACCGACCAGGGACAGATGATCGTAATCGGTCGATCCGGATAATTTTCGATGGTACTCGGGGCACAACCGTTCAACAGGAACAGGCAGAGAAAAAGAAGTTTCCACCGGACACTAACAGTAATCATCGCGCGCTGATTCATCAGTTCAGTACCAGACAGGATTGGAGATTAAATTATGGAAAGAGGAAACCTGCCTGAACAGCAGATCGCCTGTCCCTAGTGCTTTGTCAAGCTACAAATTGAGGGTTGGGGGGTGTTGTTTACGTGCTCCGT
The sequence above is a segment of the Gimesia algae genome. Coding sequences within it:
- a CDS encoding tripartite tricarboxylate transporter permease, with translation MESTFITALQNIVSPEVLLVIFLSAVYGLFVGSIPGLTATMAVALLIPLTFYLDNLSAIAAIVTLEACSIFAGDIPTTLVRIPGTPSSAAYTDDAYSLTRRGLHETSLGVSLVFSVAGGLFGALVLILAAPQLAKIAFEFTTYEYFWLYVLGLSCAAIVSTGSRLKGALALMIGLMFATVGLSEVHSVPRFTFGFDELFTGINFIPAMIGLFGLSEVFRNTLTSKTDEETEKLKSALPVEVDKSWFKHLKPVFGGVLPQLWKRKFSWFRSSCIGSTIGMIPGAGADIAAWISYAVSKKCSRTPEEYGKGSLDAVGDATSANNSALAGAWIPALVLGIPGDSVTAIVIGVLLMKNITPGPGIFENPDQLVLVHGIYLTFIIANLLLIPLGFLAIRSGAQLVRIPRRILMPLILMFCVIGSYSINGSYFDVWVMLGMGLLGFVLEVFAIPLGPVVLGIILGGQLEQSFVQNLSKDDSILSFFNRPISAALGIFCIALWLVPLFMPLLRKKWSSPA
- a CDS encoding tripartite tricarboxylate transporter substrate-binding protein, which produces MNQRAMITVSVRWKLLFLCLFLLNGCAPSTIENYPDRPITIICPWSVGGATDRTSRQLGVYLEQELGVPVNVINATGGRGVTGHSRGLNARPDGYTLAIITVELNMLHWQNLTKLTHQDAIPIVSLVDGAAAVFVKKESPFQNMQQLQDYVKIHPGELTATGTASGGIWHLALAGWLDFSGFNAEDIKWIPMNGAGPSLQELASGGVDLVCCSLPEAKTLYESGQVRCLGVMAEEPLAEFSEVPTFSSQGMDWNISGWNGLVLPVGTPEPIVEKVSAAVKKITDGDVNIIGKSFPEAMREAGLSTRYRADQEFSTFLKSNDETLGKLLTSDAFAQMSTRDTGPLVFPGMIAFAMCVILGCLAIQKKVHALAPEVTGDAVTRQGIINTILVLIGIVFYLLFAEELGFILTAGVVLFLLLWKFGTRWWVCALITVLFIPGIYTLFAHLLRVPLPRGVLGW
- the lgt gene encoding prolipoprotein diacylglyceryl transferase, translated to MNPLIAYLHWDINRILFEIGPVKIRYYGLFFTAGFICGYLLLRWMFRTEKRNVDDVESLLIYMVLGTIIGARLGHCLFYHPMEYLSDPIRLLQIWKGGLASHGAAVGITLSAWLYSRNHPDQPLLWLLDRLTIPVALAGFFIRIGNFFNSEILGRATDVPWAIVFEDGLGLSSREEQLMPRHPVMLYESFCYGCFFIVLLLLYRKYRSETPRGLLIGLFFIMVFTARFILEFYKMRQAEFAESLPLSVGQMLSIPLVIAGIVLLIKRRPAPPLETELLLKKSAKKN